Proteins found in one Myxococcota bacterium genomic segment:
- the rplW gene encoding 50S ribosomal protein L23, translating into MNIHEVIRRPLVTEKSNIGREENNLVTLAVDPRAGKHDIKRAVEALFEVEVLSVRTMRMPRKSKRVGKFLGRKSEWKKALVVLAEGQSIEFYEGV; encoded by the coding sequence ATGAACATCCACGAAGTGATTCGCCGACCCCTCGTGACCGAGAAGAGCAACATCGGTCGCGAGGAGAACAACCTGGTCACCCTCGCCGTCGATCCGCGCGCGGGCAAGCACGACATCAAACGCGCCGTCGAGGCGCTCTTCGAGGTGGAAGTGCTCTCCGTGCGCACGATGCGGATGCCCCGCAAGTCGAAGCGGGTGGGGAAGTTCCTCGGGCGCAAATCCGAGTGGAAGAAGGCCCTCGTGGTGCTGGCCGAAGGCCAGAGCATCGAGTTCTACGAGGG